One Triticum dicoccoides isolate Atlit2015 ecotype Zavitan chromosome 4B, WEW_v2.0, whole genome shotgun sequence genomic window carries:
- the LOC119293410 gene encoding translation initiation factor IF-2-like, producing MTTRTQPPLPTRPAQAHRRQRAASHSSSSSSSSSFSTASSAASSPSPSPRTTSIPFSWEHHPGIPKSHSFLRGAADPAASPSPPLPLPPPIRAPPSRRRANRSAPGAPGAAADPFAAALEECTRERTNAIDIDALFPPKPASAVRAGPRRWSIATGGVVGLLDLYGCKNAMGVAEGAFVVRRPVVAVGRAGQGRAGRPGKR from the coding sequence ATGACGACCCGGACGCAACCACCACTGCCGACGCGGCCGGCTCAGGCTCACCGGCGCCAACGCGCGGCCTCCCACTCGTCTtcgtcgtcctcgtcgtcgtctttctccacggcctcctccgccgcctcctcgccgtcgccttccccgCGCACCACCTCCATCCCCTTCTCCTGGGAGCACCACCCGGGCATCCCCAAGAGCCACTCCTTCCTCCGCGGCGCCGCGGACCCTGCTGCCTCCCCGTCCCCGCCGCTCCCGCTCCCGCCGCCGATCCGCGCGCCGCCCTCCCGACGCCGCGCCAACCGATCGGCGCCAGGCGcgcccggcgccgccgccgacccctTTGCCGCCGCGCTGGAAGAGTGCACCAGGGAGCGCACCAACGCCATCGACATCGACGCTCTGTTTCCTCCTAAGCCGGCGTCGGCCGTCCGCGCCGGGCCGCGGCGTTGGTCCATCGCCACTGGCGGGGTGGTAGGATTACTGGACCTGTACGGCTGCAAGAACGCCATGGGCGTCGCCGAGGGCGCCTTCGTCGTACGCCGACCGGTGGTGGCCGTCGGGCGGGCGGGTCAGGGCCGTGCTGGCCGGCCCGGCAAGAGATAA